The DNA region TGGTCAGAACATTGCTCTTACAAGTCCTCGAAGAGACTTTTAAAGCTTTTTCCTACCCAAGGTGAGCACGTTATTCAAGGACCTGGAGAAAACGCAGGAGTAGTTAAGCTTGACGATCAGGTTTGGCTTGCCTTTAAAATAGAAAGCCACAACCATCCTTCTTTTATAGAGCCCTTCAACGGTTCCGCAACAGGGGTGGGAGGAATAATAAGGGACGTTCTTTCAATGGGTGCCCGTCCTATTGCTTTGATGGACTCTCTGCGCTTTGGTTTTCCGTTGGACGCAAAGACAAGGTATATAGTCAAAGGAGTGGTAAAAGGTATTTCTCATTATGGGAACTCCATAGGTGTTCCCACGGTGGGTGGGGAAACCTTTTTTGAAGAGTGTTATAAGACAAATCCGCTTGTGAATGCCTTCTGTCTTGGAATTATACCTGCGGGCAGAATGCTTAGGGCGAGGGGCACAAAGGCAGGCCAACTGCTATTTCTTATAGGCTCTTCTACTGGTAGAGACGGCATTCACGGAGCGGTTATGGCTTCTGGTGAGTTTGGAGAAGACACGGAAAGCAAAAGACCAAACGTCCAAGTAGGGGACCCATACTTTGGAAAAAAGCTGATAGAGGCGATAATGAGGATAGTAGAGGAGGGCCTTATTGTTGGTATGCAGGACTTAGGCGCTGCTGGTTTGGCAGGCGCATCTTCAGAACTTGCCAACAAGTCCAAAATGGGTGTAGAGCTATATTTAGAAAAGGTTCCCCTCAGAGAACAAGGTATGACACCTTACGAAATACTCCTTTCAGAAAGTCAAGAAAGAATGCTTTTGGTGGTAGAAAAAGAAAAGGTGGAAAGGCTCAAAGAATTAGCCAAAGAGTTTCATCTGGAGGGGGAAGTAGTGGGAAAATTGACGGAAGATGGCATTTTTAGAGCTTACTTTAACGGAGAGCTTGTAGCGGAGCTTCCGGTAAGTCTGATAACCGAAGAGGCACCCGTCTATCAAAGGCCAAGTAAAGAACCAGATTACATAAAGAACCTGAGAGCTTTCAACGAGGATGAGCTAAAGGAAGCAGACCTAAGGGAAGCCCTTTACAAGCTTTTGTCTTCTCCCAACGTGTGTTCAAAGGAGTGGATATACAGTCAGTATGATTATCAGGTGGGGACCAATACGGTCTTGGTGCCCGGAGCAGACAGTGCCATTTTAAGGGTCAAGTGGGTAGTCTATCCTGAGCTAAAAAGTGAAAAACTCATAGCTTTGAGCTGTGAAGGAAACGGCAGGATGGTCTTTCTGAACCCTTACGAAGGGGGAAAATATCTAATTGCGGAAGTGCTTAGAAACCTTGCCTGCGTTGGCGCAAAACCCTTAGGAATAACTGACTGCTTAAACTTTGGAAATCCAGAAAGACCGGAAATTATGTGGCAGTTGGAAAAGGCAGTAAGCGGAATGGCTGACGCTTGTAAGTATTTTGGTGTGCCAGTAGTTAGCGGAAACGTATCTCTCTACAACGAAACTGTGGAAAGTAAAGAGATAAGAAACGTATATCCCACACCCATAGTGGTTGCGGTGGGTTCCATTGAAGGAAAAACTTTTGTATCCCACAGGTTTGAAAAGCCGGGAAGCTTGATCTTTTTGATAGGAGACCTAAGAAGAAAGCTCAGTTTAGGTGGTAGCGAATACCTAAAAGTGGTTCATGGAATAGTGGCTGGTGATGTGCCAGTGGTGGATCTAAAGAAGGAAAAAGCCCTGCAAGAGGTGCTTATAAAACTCATAGAGGAACACATTGTCCTTTCTGCCCACGACGTATCCACAGGAGGACTTTTGATAGCTTTGCTGGAGTGTGTTTTTGGCACAGGGTTTGGGCTTGAGCTTAATATATACACGGAGGAAAGGCTTGATAGGTTTTTCTTTTCCGAAAGTCCCACAAGGGTTGTTGTAAGTGTGGAGAAAGGCAAGGAAGAACTCCTAAAGAACGCTGTAGAAGAGTCTGGCTTAGACTGGATGCTTTTGGGAAAGATAAAGGAAGAGTCAGAGCTTTCTGTAAAGATTTATGAAGAGCTAATCCTAAGGGAAAAGGTTGAAGACTTAGAAAGAGTATGGAGAGAATACTTAACCAACACGCTTTGATATACTTGGCTTTTCTCTCTACTGTTTTCCTTTTGGACCTATTCACGAAACATTTGGCCGAATCTTTCATAAAGGAAGATATTCAAGTTCTGCCTTTTCTAAAGCTGGTGCTTGTGTATAACAAGGGCGTTGCCTTTGGACTGCTTTCTGATGCTCCAGATTGGTTAAGGATACTAGTATTGCTCGGGGTCCCACCCATTGCAATAGTTTTTACTTTTTTCTACACAGTCAAGAGTAGAGATTGGCTTGTATCCCTGTCTATGGGTGCCATAGGTGGTGGGGCGCTTGGAAACTTTTACGACAGACTAATCCTTGGTGAGGTTAGAGATTTTATATACTTCTCTTACGGAAAGTTTTCTTATCCAGCCTTCAACGTGGCGGATTCTATGATATCCATAGGGATTGTTTTGTTTCTGCTAAGAGAAACCCTTTTTAAAAGGTATCGGTTAAATTAATTTTCATGGAGTGGACGCAATCCTTGCTAAACAAAAGGATAGATGACACAAGCAAGAGGATTGACGATACTAACAGGAGGATTGATGACTTGAGAGGAGAATTTATGGAGTTCCGTAAAGAAGTAAAGGGAGAGTTTGAGAAGCTCCGTAAGGAAGTGAAGGAAGAGCTCAGGGAAATTCGTGTCCTTCTTTACAAAGTTCTTGAAGTGCCTGAAAAGAAGGAATGAAAGCAATAGCCTTCCTTTTGCTTTTATCTACCTCTTCCCTTGCCTTCTATCACTGCTTTTTTGATGCGGGCAAAAGGTATGGAGTGGATCCTTACCTTCTGGTTGCTATTGCCAGCGTGGAAAGTGGTTTTAACCCAAGGGCAATAAACCGCAACAAAAACGGTAGCGTAGATTACGGTATTATGCAGATAAACTCCCACTGGCTCAAAAAGTATAAGATCCCCACCGAATGGATCTGGGAACCCTGCTACAACATACACTTTGGCGCTATGGTTCTTAAAAGGTGTATGGATGCAAAGGGAGGAAACGTAAAGCTTACGATAGATTGCTACAACAAAGGAGACAAAGCAAAGGAAAACAGCGAGTATGTGATAAAGGTTTATAAAAAGCACGCCAGATTGTTGAGGATGGTGGAGTAGGGCATTACCTGGCAAATTCAAGGGAGGGACTATTTAAAGTGCCAGATAAAAGCATAGTCATACCACTTCCCACAAGCTTGCCGTTTATGGAAGAGCTAAGAGGGTTTTGTTTGTTGAAGGAGATAACCCCATCGCCCAAGAAGGTTAAACCAGCAGTTTTTGCCTCCACGCTGAACGCATTTCCCTTAAAGTTTAAACTAAGCTCGTTCAAACTAAGGTCTTTGAGTTTTACGTTTGTAAGCTCTAAGCTACCCTTTACTCCCTCTGCTATCCGGAGGTCTAAGGACCTTACCTGTGCATTTTTAATACAACCAAGGTCTTTCCCCTTGGCGACGATCTCTTTATTGAGATATAGCTTTATCTGAAAGCTACCACCTGCACACTGTCCGCTTAGCAAAAGATAAAAGGTCCCCAAAGACAGCTCCAAACTTTCAAAATCACCAAGTTTAAAGTCCTTTATATAGATCTGAGCTTTCTTTAGTCTTAGGCTAAGCATCCTTTCTGTCACTTCTTCAGCCATAACGTAGATGTGGTTTTTCAAAAGAATTCTGTCAAGTATTAGAAACTTAGGAAGAGTGGCAAAAACGAGAAAAAGACTAAAAAAAAAGAAAAGTAAGCCCAACAGGATGGTTTGCTTAATACTGCTCTTCATCTTCCTGTTTCTTCTTTTCCTGAAGCAGGTTTTTTAGCTCTTCGGCTAGCTTTTGATGTTCTTGGGTGATGCGCGAAAGCTCTTCTGCACTTTCTATAACATATGGTGTAAGAAATATGAAGAGAGAGACCTTGTCTTCGGATTTGACCTCTCTTCTGAAGAGCCATCCAAGAACTGGAATATCCTGAAGACCGGGCACGCCTTCTTTGGTGTTTAGAGCCTTTGTGCTTACAAGCCCACCAAGGATTATAGTTTGCCCGTTTTCTACCACCACCTCAGAGTTTAGTTGTCTGTTTGAGGTTACTGGTATGGCATAGCTCAGCGTTCCTATCTGAGGCCTAAGAAAGTCTATTATCTCCTGTACGCTTAGGTTTATCAAAAGTCTTAGGTCTTTTTCGGATATGGTAGGTGTTACGCTAAGGTTTAATCCCACCTCTTTGTAATCGTAGGTTATTACCGGCTGTCCGTTTATGTCAAACTTTACTCCGGAGGCAAAGGGAATTACTTGACCCACCTTTATGACCGCCTCCTGGTTGTCAAGGGTTAGCACCTTTGGGTTTGACACTATGTTAAAACCACTACCTTTTTCTAAAAGAGAAAACAGAAGCACCAAGTCTGGGAAAAACAGGGAAGTCCCACCTACGGTTATAGTTCTACCCGCTTTACTTAACGCACCTATCACAAAGTTTCCGGATATTATGGCGCTATAGACGTCCTGAAGGCTTGAACCACCAAACGCTCCTCCACCGTGGGTGCCAAAGATCTGCCACCTTACCCCCAACTCCAAAGCCTTACTCGTGCTCATTTCCACCACAGTAGCTGCTATCAAAACCTGCTTCCTTTTTACGTCTATCTTTTCTATAAAAACCTTTAAACTTTCATACTCCTGAGGTGTGGCGTAGATTATTACGGAGTTTGTCCCCCTGTCAAAGCCGATCCTTACACCTTCTTTGGTTTCTATGGTAGTCAAAGGAGTTGGCTGTGGTTTTTGTGGTTCTTCCCTTCTTAGAGGCGTTTCTGGACCTCTGAGGTCAATGGATGTTCTTCCTGGCTCTTGAGTTTGAACAGGGGTGGTTGGAGAAACTTCCCTGAAAAGGGTTTGAATACTCTTGTATAGCTCTTCTGCGGAGATATGCTTTAGCTTTATAAGGTAAAAGCTTCTTTCTAAGGGTCCCAAGCTTTCCCTGTCTAAGGTTTCTATAAACTCCTTTGCTATACTTTGTGTTTTTTCATTTGCCACTACTACTACGGAGTTGCTGTCTTTGTTAAAGGTTATGAAAACGGGGGTGCCAAAGTGCTGTTGTAAGGCAGAGGCTATAGTTTGTAGGCTTTGAAAAACACTTTCCGCTTTTGCCCTTTCTAATTTGTAGATCTTAACGCTTATTGCTCTTTCAGGAGAATCAAGCTCTTTCAGAAGGGATTTTAAACTCTCTATGTTCCTTGCTATATCTGCGATTAGGATGGAGTTGGAAGGGGGATGGACCGCAATCTTTGCTGTAGCGGATAAAAACGGTTGGATAGCCTGTTGAAGTTGGACTGCCTGAGCGTTCTGTGCGGTGTATATGTATATTACTATCTCTCCCAAAGTTGATGGTTTTTTTAGTTCTGCAAGGGACACTGCCTTTTGCAGAGGTAGGATCTTTACGAAGTTTGTTTCTTCCACCGCACCATAGCCTTGCAAAGAAAGGGCTAAAAGGAATATCTCCCAAGCTTCCTTTACGCTAACCGGCTTTGCTGAGCTCACGGTGATGGTTCCCTTCACGCTTGGGTCCAAAAGTATGTTTTTTCCCGTAAGTTCAGACATAAACTTGACCACGAGAGATATGTCCGCATCCTGAAAGTTTAAGAATACTTTACCGGTTTTTCTTTGCTGTTGAGCTGTTTTTTGTAGATCCTCACCAGTCTGAGCGTAAGCGGAGAAGGAAAGGACAATCAACAAGAGACATAAAAACCTAACCATTCATTCAACCCTTACTAAAAGTTCTACAGATTTACCCTCTCTAATTAAGTTGATTTTAAAACTGCTTTCATTTCTCAAAACTTGAAGGATCCTAAAAGCATCTTCCCCACTTCTTATAGACTGATTGTTTATACTCACCAGCACGTCCCCTGGGCTTATACCTATCTTAGAAAATATGCTATTTGGATCTATCCATTCAAAGAGAAAACCAACCGTTCTTCCATTCTCAACGTAGGGCACAAGCCTTATCTGTCTAAACATTATACCCGGGTCTGCGGTAATGCTTTCTATCTCTCTCTTTTGAATAACAGACTGAAGAGTGCTGACAGGACTCTGAATAGAAACCATCCCTTCCGCTTTTGCGCTCGCACTTGCAAAACTAAACCCCACAGCCTTCGTCTCTTGACCCTTTGAAAGGAGTATGTAGTTTCTCTCTATCTTAGACACCCTGTAGTTCCCTATCTGACTACCAACTCTAACAACCTTTGTCTCCCCACCTGTATTTACAAGAGCCATATTTACGCTTCCCGAAACTGTGGCTAACAGGGTTATATTCAGTGGCTTTTCTTCTTTGACCTCTTCCCTTTTAAAAAGAAAGCTAAGGTCTGCAACTTTTGGCTTTTCCACCCTTAGGGTGGGAATGAACGCCAGCCTTTGACTAAAGGTGAGATTGAAGTAGAAAAACAAAGGCAGGGCAAAGGAACAGACAAAAACAAGGAAGAAATAAGTCAGTATGTTTATATTCATGACAATTTAGCATTATAATGCGTCGGGTAGGAAATCGTATAATTAATAACAATGGACATTCTAAAAACCTATAAGCTCATACCCATAGAAGAAACTGAAAGCAGTATAAAGCTTTTGGCTCCAAAGGGGTATAATAGTTTCCTTTTGGAGGAGATAAGGTTTATTTCTGGTAAAGAAGTAGATGTGGTCTTTGTGGAAAATGAGGAATTTACCGCAGAACTGCAGAAAAGGTTAGCCCAAGAGGAGGTTATTATAGAAAGCGCAGAGGGAGAAGGTGAGGGACCAAAGGACATACTCCTTGAGGAAGACAAAAGCCCTGCGGTTAGCTTTGTCAATTCCACACTCATAAAGGCGGTTACCCTTTCTGCATCAGACATACACATAGAGCCTTATCAGGACGGTTCTTACGTTAGGTTCAGACTTGACGGAGTGCTACACGATTATATGAGCATTCCTCTGTCCCTACACGACGCTGTGGTCTCAAGGATAAAGGTTTTGGCAAACCTAAACGTGGCAGAAAGAAGGGTCCCACAGGATGGGAAGATAAGGGTAAAGATAGGGGGCAGAGAGCTGGACATAAGGGTTTCTGTGGTGCCCACCGTCTTTGGGGAGAGGGTAGTTCTGAGGCTCCTTGATAGGTCCTCCACCATGCTTACCCTTGAAGACCTTGGATTATTTGCGGAAGACTTGGAGAAAGTAAAAAGGCTTGCAAAGAAGCCTTACGGAATTGTGCTGGCAACGGGACCCACAGGCTCAGGAAAGAGCACAACCCTTTACGCCATGCTCTTGCAGATAAAGAGTCCAGAGAGAAACATAATAACCATAGAGGACCCTCCCGAGTATCAGGTAAAGGGCATAAGTCAGATTCAGGTAAATCCTAAGGTGGGACTGACCTTTGCCAGTGGGCTAAGAGCAATTCTGAGACAAGACCCGGATGTTATAATGGTGGGTGAAATAAGGGACAGCGAGACCGCAGAGATTGCAGTTCATGCAGCCCTTACGGGACACTTGGTGCTTTCTACCCTCCACACCAACGACGCACCTTCCGCCATAGCAAGGCTTGCAGACCTTGGCATAGAACCCTTTCTGATAGCCTCTTCCTTGGAAGGAGTAATAGCCCAAAGGCTTGTAAGAAAGATCTGTCCAAACTGTAAGGTGAGCTACAGACCATCGGAAGAAGAGTTAAGAGAGCTTGGACTAAGTGGGGAATATACCTTTTACAAAGGGGTAGGCTGTGATGAGTGTATGGGAGCGGGCTACAGGGGAAGGACGGGCTTGTTTGAAGTTTTAGAGCTTGACCAAGAGCTAAAGCAGTTTATCTTAAGAACTCAAGACGCCAACGCCATAAGAAGGCTTGCCAAGGAAAGGGGCTTTAAGGACATGCTGGAGGACGGAGTTAGAAAGGTGCTCATGGGCATCACCACATCCGAAGAGCTAATAAGAGCCATAAAGGTAGAGTGATGGTTTATACGGGCGTAGATGGAAAAAAGGTTTTCAGCATAAGGACAAACCCTATTACCAAAAGGTGGGCTATTACCAGTAAGGCAGGTAAAAAAATATGCGTCGTGCCATCGGACCTTTGCTTTGTCAAGATAGAAAAAGCCTTTACCCAAAAGCTGAGCCAGCTAAAAGGCTATTATCAGATTGAGGTTTCAGAAAAGTTTGGAAAGGTAAAGTGGGACTTGTCTTTGCACAAAGGAGATGCCATAGTGGGGGTTTATAAAAACTTCAATCCGGAAGGTTGCGACGGTGTGGATTTGGAGATTTTCTCCTTAGCCAGAGTGCTAAGGCTTTTGGGAGTAGATGGCTATGTGCTTGACTTGGGAAGGAGAAAAACTACCCTCGTAAGGGTAGAGAAGGGTGTGCTAAAAGAATACAGGGTTCTTCTGAGGGGTGGAGATTACCTTAGCAGTCTGGCAAACCCAGAAAAGCCAGAAGAGGGAGAAAAACTAAAAAAAGAGAAAGGTTTACAGCTAAAGGAAGTCTATGAAGGATTCAAAAAACTTTTAGAAGTCTTAGACCTGCAAGAAGGAGCGGTATTGCTCAGCGGTGGTGGTGCCAAACTGAAGGGCATAAAGGACTTTTTCAAAAAGACTATAGAAAATCCATACTGTGAGCCAACGCACACCAGCGCCTTTGGGGCAAGTCTCAGGTCTGTTGTCAAAACACCTTACCCTGACTTTGTAGAAAGAGAGCTTTCTGAAAGGGAGCTGAAGGTCCTTGGAACTGCGCTTTTGGGAGGGCTTGTCCTTTTTGGGCTTTCTTACCTTGGACTGGAGAGGCTCTGGTCTGTGGATGGGCTAAGGGAAAGGGAAAAGGCAGAGTTTAGAAAGGTTTTTCCCAACGCACCAACCACCGCACTCAGGGAGCAAGTCCTTTCAAAGGCGACAAAGGAAGACCCCTTCCAGCTCACCTCCAAACTTTCACAGCTCTCATCCCAACTAAGAGAAGGCATAAAGCTATACTCCATAGATTTTTCCGAGGGCACCCTTCTCATTAAAGGGGAAGGAGAGGAAAACATTGTAAGACAACTAAAAACCAAGGCGGTAAAGAAAACGCCTTTGGGCACAGTAGAGTTTGAGTTGGAGGTAAGATGAGCCTAAGAAAGAGGGATATAGCAGTAGGTTTGTTTTTGTTGTATTTCCTGCTTGCTTACCTTTTTCTCAGCAAGTATTACGACCTTAGGGCTCAGTATTACAAAGACTATCTTAGGCACAAGGAGATTATGTTTCTTATGGCAAACTACGTCCATACAAAAAGGGAACAGCCAACGGAAGATCTTATAAGGGAGATCTTTTCCTCTCGCGGAGTGGATTTTAAGTCTTTCAAGCAAGTAGAAACGGGCTACGAGGTGTGGGGAACAAACCTGAAGGGAGAAAAGCTATCCGATCTTATTTACGCCATAGAGGAAAGGGGAATAAGGATCGTAAAGCTAAGGGCAGTGGATAACACAGGTCAGGGTATGTTTGAGGTTTATATGCTCCTAAGATGATTGCCATACTTGCCCTGTTTGTGTTTTTGTTTTCTACTTACTACGTTTTGGACGCATACTACACCGTCAAATCTACCCAAAGGACGGTGGAGGAAATTTACTTCAAAATACAGTCAAGCTATGCATTTTTGCACGTTCTTCCCTTTGTAATAGAAACCATAAAAAGGGATGAGCCGTCCTTTGATAGCCTTCAGGACAGTTGGGCTAACCCTATGGTTTTTAGAAGCGAAAGGGGGGAGATCAGCGTATCCATCTACGACGAAGAGAGGTTTTTGAACCTAAACTTTGTGGATGACGGAAATTACGGAAAGTTTTTTGAAAGGCTTTTGAAGGTCCTTGCCATAGACCCTGCCTACAAAAAAGCTTTGCTTGTTTGGATGGGAAAGCAGGAGGGCTTTTTGGAAACAGACTCTCCCATAAAAAGGGCACCCTTAGACTCAAAGGAAGAGCTATATTGGATAGGCTTTAAAAGGGAGGACCTACTTGGAAAACAGCTTGGAGAAAATTTCTACCCGGGACTTTTGAGCCTTACCACAGTTCATTCTAAGGGAAAGATAAACGTAAACACCGCCAACGCTTACATACTTATGGCTTTGGACCAAAGGATAGACCAAACCCTCGCAAGCAAGATCATAGAAAGAAGAAGCAGAGAACCTTTCAAAAAGCCCGAAGACCTCCTTATGGTAGAGGGCATGACCCTTGATATACTTTATGCAATAAGGGACCTGATAGACACAAAAAGCTCAACCTTTCACATACTGATGGAGCTAAAAGTTGGAGAAAGGAAGGCAAGCTTTGAAGCGGTTTATGACAGATCTGCTGATAAGATCCTGTATAAAAAAATACTCTGAGCTTTTGCTCTATTGCGCTCTTATCCTTCTTTTGGCACTACACAAAGCCTTTGCTTTTCCAAACCTTTCTCTATTTATTCTCTTGTCTCCTTTGCTTTTCAAAGATTTTAAACTCTTAGACAGGTGGTCCCTTCTGTGGCTTTTTATTCCCCTTGCATACTTTATGGGATACAAGCCTTACGAAGTTTTAAACTTAAGTCTTTCTGCCTTTGCGGAAGAGCTTTTCTTTAGAGCTTACCTGATGCAGAGGTATTCAAACTTAGCGGTCTCCTTTATGTTTGTCCTTCCCCACCTTCTGCTAAACCCAAGCCTTAATGCTCTGCTTACCTTCTTCCCTTCGCTGATCTTTGGATACGCATACAGACTAACCAATTCTTTGAGTTTTGTCTCCTTTTTACACTTTTGGTCTAACGCTGTTTATCTAAGGGCTTTAGCTTTATGGGACTTTCCACGTATCTTACACACTCCTCTTTTTTGATGCTTTCAAGTTCCCTTTGGTTCAAGGTAACCACCAAAACGTCTCCAACCTCAGCCTTTACCCTATACTTTTTCTTTATCTTTTGGGCGCACTCTTTATCCTTAACCAAAACCTTGTAGTCTTGCTCAGGTTCAGAGGTCATAGCACATGAAAAAAGGAGGAGGACAAAAACCCCAAAAGCTTTCATCTCCACTCTTTCCTTACGAGCCTTCTTAGCCAAAGGAAAGCCACAAGCACAAGCACCGGCAGTGTGGAGAAGGAACCCTGCGCCATGCTACAACCACCACCTCCACCACCTCCACCCACATCGGAACCACCAGAACCTCCACCACCTCCACCACCACCCCCATCACCACCTGAGCTTGGAATCGAAGCAAGGAAAGCCTTTCCGTAGCCGTATACGTTGTTTGGAAGCGTTCCTGTGAAATCGTCAGAAAGTGCTTGAGAAGTTAAGATTCCTCTTACTTCATCCACAGTTAAGTTAGGATTGCTTTCCAAAATGAGCGCTACTAAACCAGCTACCACCGGGGCAGCCATAGAAGTGCCTGCCTTTGTGATGTATTGGATGGTCCCTGCAAGAGGACCAAGCACAAAGTAGCCGGGAGCCACCACATCCGGTTTTATCCTTCCATCTCTGGTTGGTCCACGGGAAGAGAAGTAGGCGATCTTACCTAAGTCTGTAAAACTCCTGAAGTCTGTAGAACTCCACCTTGAGGTTAGAGCACCTACGGTTATAACATGCGGAGATGTGCCGGGCACAGCAACCGTTCCAAGATAGCCACCAAGACCGTCTTCTAAAAAGAAGTTGGTAAATTCACTGTTTCTAGATAAGTATAGGTCTGCCCTTGGCGTTCCGCTAACTGGCGTGAGCTTTAGCGTGAGATTTCCAGTGCAATTAAACGAAACTGTGAACCTTCCATCTCCGTTCAAAGGATGGCTTGATGTGGTGTTATCAATCTCCACATTACATCCTCCCACACTTCCGCTTGCTTTAGACCCTGGGTTTGCAGACAGACAACCACCAGAGCTATTACAAAACTCAACCCTAAGCGTGCCGTTTTTATACCAGCCGTCCACTATATCCCCTGTGGACGAGTTAATCCCTACGGAAGTTGTGGATGAAATACTGTTTAGCTTTGCGTGAATCTTTCTGTGGCCCTCGTTCCCA from Thermocrinis sp. includes:
- the lspA gene encoding signal peptidase II, whose protein sequence is MERILNQHALIYLAFLSTVFLLDLFTKHLAESFIKEDIQVLPFLKLVLVYNKGVAFGLLSDAPDWLRILVLLGVPPIAIVFTFFYTVKSRDWLVSLSMGAIGGGALGNFYDRLILGEVRDFIYFSYGKFSYPAFNVADSMISIGIVLFLLRETLFKRYRLN
- a CDS encoding CPBP family glutamic-type intramembrane protease; amino-acid sequence: MTDLLIRSCIKKYSELLLYCALILLLALHKAFAFPNLSLFILLSPLLFKDFKLLDRWSLLWLFIPLAYFMGYKPYEVLNLSLSAFAEELFFRAYLMQRYSNLAVSFMFVLPHLLLNPSLNALLTFFPSLIFGYAYRLTNSLSFVSFLHFWSNAVYLRALALWDFPRILHTPLF
- a CDS encoding type II secretion system protein GspK, yielding MIAILALFVFLFSTYYVLDAYYTVKSTQRTVEEIYFKIQSSYAFLHVLPFVIETIKRDEPSFDSLQDSWANPMVFRSERGEISVSIYDEERFLNLNFVDDGNYGKFFERLLKVLAIDPAYKKALLVWMGKQEGFLETDSPIKRAPLDSKEELYWIGFKREDLLGKQLGENFYPGLLSLTTVHSKGKINVNTANAYILMALDQRIDQTLASKIIERRSREPFKKPEDLLMVEGMTLDILYAIRDLIDTKSSTFHILMELKVGERKASFEAVYDRSADKILYKKIL
- the gspD gene encoding type II secretion system secretin GspD → MVRFLCLLLIVLSFSAYAQTGEDLQKTAQQQRKTGKVFLNFQDADISLVVKFMSELTGKNILLDPSVKGTITVSSAKPVSVKEAWEIFLLALSLQGYGAVEETNFVKILPLQKAVSLAELKKPSTLGEIVIYIYTAQNAQAVQLQQAIQPFLSATAKIAVHPPSNSILIADIARNIESLKSLLKELDSPERAISVKIYKLERAKAESVFQSLQTIASALQQHFGTPVFITFNKDSNSVVVVANEKTQSIAKEFIETLDRESLGPLERSFYLIKLKHISAEELYKSIQTLFREVSPTTPVQTQEPGRTSIDLRGPETPLRREEPQKPQPTPLTTIETKEGVRIGFDRGTNSVIIYATPQEYESLKVFIEKIDVKRKQVLIAATVVEMSTSKALELGVRWQIFGTHGGGAFGGSSLQDVYSAIISGNFVIGALSKAGRTITVGGTSLFFPDLVLLFSLLEKGSGFNIVSNPKVLTLDNQEAVIKVGQVIPFASGVKFDINGQPVITYDYKEVGLNLSVTPTISEKDLRLLINLSVQEIIDFLRPQIGTLSYAIPVTSNRQLNSEVVVENGQTIILGGLVSTKALNTKEGVPGLQDIPVLGWLFRREVKSEDKVSLFIFLTPYVIESAEELSRITQEHQKLAEELKNLLQEKKKQEDEEQY
- a CDS encoding GspE/PulE family protein, which codes for MDILKTYKLIPIEETESSIKLLAPKGYNSFLLEEIRFISGKEVDVVFVENEEFTAELQKRLAQEEVIIESAEGEGEGPKDILLEEDKSPAVSFVNSTLIKAVTLSASDIHIEPYQDGSYVRFRLDGVLHDYMSIPLSLHDAVVSRIKVLANLNVAERRVPQDGKIRVKIGGRELDIRVSVVPTVFGERVVLRLLDRSSTMLTLEDLGLFAEDLEKVKRLAKKPYGIVLATGPTGSGKSTTLYAMLLQIKSPERNIITIEDPPEYQVKGISQIQVNPKVGLTFASGLRAILRQDPDVIMVGEIRDSETAEIAVHAALTGHLVLSTLHTNDAPSAIARLADLGIEPFLIASSLEGVIAQRLVRKICPNCKVSYRPSEEELRELGLSGEYTFYKGVGCDECMGAGYRGRTGLFEVLELDQELKQFILRTQDANAIRRLAKERGFKDMLEDGVRKVLMGITTSEELIRAIKVE
- a CDS encoding lytic transglycosylase domain-containing protein, translated to MKAIAFLLLLSTSSLAFYHCFFDAGKRYGVDPYLLVAIASVESGFNPRAINRNKNGSVDYGIMQINSHWLKKYKIPTEWIWEPCYNIHFGAMVLKRCMDAKGGNVKLTIDCYNKGDKAKENSEYVIKVYKKHARLLRMVE
- the purL gene encoding phosphoribosylformylglycinamidine synthase subunit PurL gives rise to the protein MVEVYKLHGLSEQEYKSIVEKLGREPNQVELGILGALWSEHCSYKSSKRLLKLFPTQGEHVIQGPGENAGVVKLDDQVWLAFKIESHNHPSFIEPFNGSATGVGGIIRDVLSMGARPIALMDSLRFGFPLDAKTRYIVKGVVKGISHYGNSIGVPTVGGETFFEECYKTNPLVNAFCLGIIPAGRMLRARGTKAGQLLFLIGSSTGRDGIHGAVMASGEFGEDTESKRPNVQVGDPYFGKKLIEAIMRIVEEGLIVGMQDLGAAGLAGASSELANKSKMGVELYLEKVPLREQGMTPYEILLSESQERMLLVVEKEKVERLKELAKEFHLEGEVVGKLTEDGIFRAYFNGELVAELPVSLITEEAPVYQRPSKEPDYIKNLRAFNEDELKEADLREALYKLLSSPNVCSKEWIYSQYDYQVGTNTVLVPGADSAILRVKWVVYPELKSEKLIALSCEGNGRMVFLNPYEGGKYLIAEVLRNLACVGAKPLGITDCLNFGNPERPEIMWQLEKAVSGMADACKYFGVPVVSGNVSLYNETVESKEIRNVYPTPIVVAVGSIEGKTFVSHRFEKPGSLIFLIGDLRRKLSLGGSEYLKVVHGIVAGDVPVVDLKKEKALQEVLIKLIEEHIVLSAHDVSTGGLLIALLECVFGTGFGLELNIYTEERLDRFFFSESPTRVVVSVEKGKEELLKNAVEESGLDWMLLGKIKEESELSVKIYEELILREKVEDLERVWREYLTNTL
- a CDS encoding PDZ domain-containing protein; amino-acid sequence: MNINILTYFFLVFVCSFALPLFFYFNLTFSQRLAFIPTLRVEKPKVADLSFLFKREEVKEEKPLNITLLATVSGSVNMALVNTGGETKVVRVGSQIGNYRVSKIERNYILLSKGQETKAVGFSFASASAKAEGMVSIQSPVSTLQSVIQKREIESITADPGIMFRQIRLVPYVENGRTVGFLFEWIDPNSIFSKIGISPGDVLVSINNQSIRSGEDAFRILQVLRNESSFKINLIREGKSVELLVRVE